In a single window of the Papaver somniferum cultivar HN1 chromosome 8, ASM357369v1, whole genome shotgun sequence genome:
- the LOC113302580 gene encoding SUN domain-containing protein 1-like translates to MRRTVSTVTEKKSSNFESVQEGGGDGGGVGVSEKIRHDGVRDLSHTIIGETSVDRETNMKKATQVISPLPRRKKIVSKSSDKPLWKRIISIFIKNLVLILVILGLFKMVRNLAVKSGVGSVVNSEIEGRIAEVESFSKTTTKMMQVQVEIMDRKIGSEVGGLRREIVKKIDEKSVEYETELKKLGDKTDELGKTFGELKGSGILSKEDLDKFLDEFKKGDSNGGVGSENEWSLDDIRGFAKEIVDREIEKHASDGLGMVDYALASGGGLVLDHSEWFQVTKGPSWLPFKKHYGVHPDAQRVLEPSFGEPGKCFPLQGSQGYVVIMLRTAIIPEAVTVEHVSKSVAYDRSSAPKDFRVSGWYQKIETITGAGAGVSRLGEKKMFRLAEFAYDLDRSNAQTFNVESGEKRIINMVRFDFASNHGAPHTCIYRLRVHGHEPDSVAISESEL, encoded by the coding sequence ATGAGAAGAACTGTTTCAACTGTTACGGAGAAGAAATCTTCCAACTTCGAAAGTGTtcaagaaggtggtggtgatggtggtggtgttggagttTCTGAAAAGATCAGACACGACGGAGTTCGAGATCTAAGCCATACGATTATAGGGGAAACTTCAGTTGACAGAGAAACAAATATGAAGAAAGCTACTCAGGTGATTTCTCCTCTTCCTCGGCGTAAAAAGATTGTTTCTAAATCATCTGACAAACCCTTATGGAAGCGAATCATTAGTATTTTCATCAAGAATCTTGTACTTATTCTTGTAATTTTAGGGCTTTTCAAAATGGTTAGAAATTTAGCTGTGAAATCTGGTGTTGGTAGTGTTGTTAATTCGGAGATTGAAGGTCGAATTGCAGAGGTGGAGTCGTTTTCAAAAACGACTACCAAGATGATGCAAGTTCAGGTTGAAATCATGGATAGAAAGATTGGGAGTGAAGTTGGTGGTTTAAGAAGAGAAATTGTGAAGAAGATTGATGAGAAAAGTGTTGAGTATGAGACTGAATTGAAGAAATTGGGAGATAAGACTGATGAATTGGGAAAAACTTTTGGTGAATTGAAGGGTAGTGGGATTTTATCTAAGGAAGATCTTGATAAGTTTTTGGATGAGTTTAAGAAGGGTGATAGTAATGGTGGTGTTGGAAGTGAAAATGAATGGAGTTTGGATGATATTAGGGGTTTCGCCAAGGAGATTGTTGACAGGGAGATTGAGAAACATGCATCAGATGGACTAGGAATGGTTGATTATGCATTAGCTTCTGGGGGAGGTTTGGTACTTGATCATTCTGAATGGTTTCAGGTTACTAAGGGTCCGAGTTGGCTTCCTTTCAAGAAACACTATGGAGTTCATCCAGATGCACAAAGAGTATTAGAACCAAGTTTTGGGGAGCCTGGTAAATGCTTTCCTCTACAAGGATCTCAAGGGTATGTGGTAATTATGCTTAGGACAGCAATAATTCCAGAGGCTGTGACTGTTGAACATGTTTCTAAGAGTGTAGCTTATGATAGATCCAGCGCTCCAAAGGACTTTCGGGTTTCTGGCTGGTATCAAAAGATTGAGACTATTactggtgctggtgctggtgtATCTAGGTTgggtgagaagaagatgtttagaTTGGCTGAGTTTGCTTATGATCTTGACAGAAGTAATGCTCAAACCTTCAATGTGGAGTCAGGAGAAAAGAGGATTATTAATATGGTTAGGTTTGACTTTGCTTCTAACCATGGAGCCCCTCACACATGCATATACCGCCTAAGGGTTCACGGCCATGAACCTGACTCGGTAGCTATTTCGGAATCTGAGTTATAA
- the LOC113306566 gene encoding ribulose bisphosphate carboxylase small chain 1, chloroplastic-like gives MASSMISSAAVASVRSSAPTQATMVAPFSGLKSVSAFPVTHKSADITSISSNGGRVNCMQVWPPTGLKKFETLSYLPPLTVEQLSKEVDYLLRNGWVPCLEFDARGFVYREHGNTPGYYDGRYWTMWKLPMFGCTDASQVVKELEEAKAAYPDSFIRIIGFDNVRQVQCVSFIAYKPESTSY, from the coding sequence ATGGCTTCTTCAATGATTTCTTCTGCTGCAGTCGCCTCCGTAAGGAGCTCCGCTCCCACTCAAGCTACCATGGTTGCACCTTTCAGCGGTTTGAAATCCGTTTCTGCATTCCCCGTCACCCACAAATCAGCCGACATCACCTCCATCTCCAGCAACGGAGGAAGAGTTAACTGCATGCAGGTATGGCCACCAACTGGTTTGAAGAAGTTTGAGACCCTCTCATACCTTCCTCCATTGACCGTCGAGCAATTATCAAAGGAAGTCGACTACCTTCTCCGTAATGGATGGGTTCCCTGTTTGGAATTCGACGCCAGAGGATTCGTGTACAGAGAACACGGTAACACCCCTGGATACTATGATGGTCGTTACTGGACAATGTGGAAATTGCCCATGTTCGGTTGTACCGACGCTTCCCAGGTTGTCAAGGAGCTAGAGGAGGCCAAGGCTGCTTACCCAGACTCTTTCATCAGAATCATCGGATTCGACAACGTCCGTCAAGTACAATGTGTTAGTTTCATCGCATACAAGCCCGAGAGTACTAGCTACTGA